In the genome of Globicephala melas chromosome 3, mGloMel1.2, whole genome shotgun sequence, one region contains:
- the PODNL1 gene encoding podocan-like protein 1, with translation MVTRCPAWGHPEPSLNSQWLSLLLLPLLLPGPPPALGMEDASFPHLGESSQPPPRACPPRCSCPRADTVDCAGLDLRVFPDNITRAAQHLSLQNNQLQELPYNELSRLSGLRTLNLHNNLISSEGLPDEAFESLTQLQHIYMAHNKLSVAPQFLPRSLRVADLAANKVTEIFPLTFGEKPALRSVYLHNNQLSNAGLPPDAFHGSQAVVTLSLSSNRLSYVPPSLPSSLELLHLQNNLISKVPRGALSRQTHLRELYLQHNQLTDSGLHATTFSKLHGLEYLDLSHNQLAAVPAGLPHTLAVLHLGRNRIRWVEAARLRGLRGLRYLLLQHNQLGAAGLPAGALRPLRGLHTLHLYGNGLDRVPQALPRRLRALVLPHNRVTTLGARDLAATPGLAELNLAYNRLASACVHRRAFRRLRALRSLDLAGNQLTLLPSGLPASLRTLRLQRNQLRALEPEPLAGLDQLQELCLAHNRLRVGDIGPGTWHELQALQVLDLSHNELSFVPPDLPEALEELHLQGNRISHVGPEAFLSTPRLRALFLRANRLHVTSIAPEAFLGLPHLRVVDTTGNPEPVLVQLPPTAPRRPRAEGP, from the exons ATGGTGACCCGGTGCCCAGCCTGGGGACACCCTGAGCCGTCCCTCAACTCCCAGTGGCTGAGCCTACTGCTGTTGCCCCTGCTGCTGCCTGGGCCCCCGCCCGCCCTCGGCATGGAGGACGCCTCGTTCCCCCACCTGGGGGAGAGCTCGCAGCCCCCGCCCCGGGCCTGCCCCCCACGCTGCTCCTGCCCCCGGGCTGACACAGTGGACTGTGCCGGCCTGGACCTTCGAGTGTTCCCGGACAACATCACCAGGGCAGCTCAACACCTCTCCCTGCAg AACAACCAGCTCCAGGAGCTCCCCTACAACGAGCTGTCACGCCTTAGCGGCTTGCGGACCCTCAATCTCCACAACAACCTCATCTCCTCCGAGG GCCTGCCTGACGAGGCCTTTGAGTCCCTCACGCAGCTGCAGCACATCTACATGGCCCACAACAAG CTCTCTGTGGCCCCCCAGTTTCTGCCCCGCTCCCTCCGTGTCGCTGATCTGGCTGCTAACAAAGTGACGGAGATCTTCCCGCTCACCTTTGGGGAGAAGCCTGCGCTCAG GTCCGTGTACCTCCACAACAACCAGCTGAGCAATGCGGGCCTGCCGCCCGACGCCTTCCACGGCTCCCAGGCAGTTGTCACCCTCAGTCTCTCCAGCAACCGGCTCAGCTATGTGCCGCCCAGCCTGCCGTCCTCGCTGGAGCTGCTCCACCTGCAg AACAACCTCATCTCCAAGGTGCCCCGAGGAGCCCTGAGTCGCCAGACCCACCTCCGGGAGCTCTACCTTCAGCACAACCAGCTGACGGACAGCGGCCTGCACGCCACCACGTTCAG CAAGCTGCACGGCCTCGAGTACCTGGACCTGTCCCACAACCAGCTGGCCGCGGTGCCCGCCGGCCTGCCGCACACCCTGGCCGTGCTGCACCTGGGCCGCAACCGCATCCGCTGGGTGGAGGCTGCCCGGCTGCGCGGCCTGCGAGGGCTGCGCTACCTGCTGCTGCAGCACAATCAGCTGGGGGCGGCGGGGCTGCCGGCCGGGGCACTGCGGCCGCTGCGGGGCCTGCACACGCTGCATCTCTACGGCAACGGGTTGGACCGCGTGCCCCAGGCGCTGCCCCGCCGCCTGCGGGCCCTGGTGCTGCCCCACAACCGCGTGACCACGCTGGGTGCCCGCGATCTGGCCGCCACGCCCGGCCTGGCTGAGCTCAACCTGGCCTATAACCGCCTGGCCAGTGCCTGCGTGCACCGCCGGGCCTTCCGCCGGCTGCGGGCCCTGCGCAGCCTCGATCTGGCCGGCAACCAGCTGACCCTGCTGCCCTCTGGCCTGCCCGCCAGCCTGCGCACCCTGCGGCTGCAGCGAAACCAGCTGCGGGCCCTCGAGCCTGAGCCGCTGGCCGGCCTGGACCAGCTTCAGGAGCTCTGCCTGGCGCATAACCGGCTGCGTGTGGGTGACATCGGGCCTGGCACCTGGCATGAGCTGCAGGCCCTCCAG GTGCTGGACCTCAGCCACAACGAGCTGTCCTTCGTGCCCCCCGACCTGCCTGAGGCCCTCGAGGAGCTGCACCTGCAGGGCAACCGCATCAGCCACGTGGGCCCCGAAGCCTTCCTCAGCACGCCCCGCCTACGTGCCCTCTTCCTCAG GGCCAACAGGCTTCACGTGACCAGCATAGCGCCCGAGGCCTTCCTGGGCCTCCCGCACCTTCGCGTGGTGGACACAACGGGTAACCCTGAGCCAGTCCTGGTGCAGCTGCCACCCACAGCCCCACGTCGGCCACGGGCAGAGGGCCCCTGA